In Thiospirochaeta perfilievii, a single window of DNA contains:
- the flgG gene encoding flagellar basal-body rod protein FlgG: MMRSLWTAASGMNGQQFNIDTISNNLSNVNTTGFKEVRAEFEDLLYQNSRIAGTPATRDTVVPTGIQVGHGVKVAATQRMFTQGSIRQTDNDADMAITGEGFFRIQQLDGSDGFTRNGAFKIDVNGQVVTANGNKVEPEIILPEGFIRNSLAISADGRVTVKVPGNDDNIEVGQMEIYRFVNPAGLQAIGSNTFKITNASGEAIGGRPGFDGMGEIKHKFLESSNVSTVKEMVNMIVAQRAYELNSKAIQTSDSMLGIANNLKR; the protein is encoded by the coding sequence ATGATGAGATCATTATGGACCGCAGCATCAGGTATGAACGGTCAACAATTTAATATAGATACAATTTCAAATAACTTATCAAATGTTAATACAACAGGCTTTAAAGAGGTTAGGGCAGAGTTTGAAGATCTACTCTACCAAAACTCAAGAATTGCAGGAACCCCAGCAACAAGGGATACTGTAGTACCTACAGGTATACAGGTTGGACACGGTGTAAAAGTTGCTGCGACCCAAAGAATGTTTACCCAAGGGTCTATAAGGCAGACGGATAATGACGCGGATATGGCAATAACTGGTGAAGGTTTTTTTAGAATACAGCAGTTAGATGGCTCTGATGGTTTTACAAGAAATGGAGCTTTTAAAATTGATGTTAATGGACAGGTTGTAACAGCAAATGGAAATAAGGTTGAACCAGAAATTATTTTACCAGAGGGGTTTATTAGAAACTCCCTTGCTATAAGTGCAGATGGTAGGGTTACTGTAAAGGTTCCAGGGAACGATGATAATATAGAGGTAGGGCAGATGGAAATTTATCGGTTTGTAAACCCTGCAGGTCTACAAGCTATTGGTTCAAATACGTTTAAAATTACAAATGCATCTGGGGAAGCAATTGGTGGTAGACCAGGTTTTGATGGAATGGGTGAGATTAAACATAAGTTTTTAGAGAGTTCAAATGTTTCTACAGTAAAAGAGATGGTTAATATGATAGTCGCCCAAAGAGCTTACGAATTAAATTCTAAGGCGATCCAAACATCTGATAGTATGTTAGGTATTGCAAATAATCTTAAAAGATAG
- a CDS encoding ParB N-terminal domain-containing protein, with the protein MLVKIAEIRIKKRIRIDIGDLEVLKDSLNKYGLFHPIIINDRYELISGFRRLESAKQLGWQLIETKVIDDPSKIELIERELEENLVRKDFTDYELQSAYQRLKKLQNPSFFSKIINCISNFFNKLFKKK; encoded by the coding sequence ATGTTGGTAAAAATAGCAGAGATTCGAATAAAAAAAAGAATCAGAATTGATATAGGGGACTTGGAAGTATTAAAGGATAGCCTAAATAAGTATGGATTATTTCACCCTATAATAATCAACGATAGGTATGAACTAATATCTGGTTTTAGAAGATTAGAGTCTGCTAAACAGCTTGGTTGGCAACTAATTGAGACTAAAGTTATTGATGACCCTTCAAAAATAGAGTTAATTGAGAGGGAGTTAGAAGAGAACCTAGTAAGAAAAGATTTTACAGATTATGAATTACAATCTGCCTACCAAAGACTGAAAAAACTTCAAAACCCATCCTTTTTTAGTAAAATAATAAATTGTATATCAAACTTTTTTAATAAGTTATTCAAAAAAAAATGA
- a CDS encoding transglycosylase domain-containing protein, producing the protein MIFTHKHRIGFRIFFTLFTLLLIVLSVGLAFAVSININNKNIENFILEKPSLPSVVLDRNGEVISELVGVEQRTLLEFNDLPKYQVFALLTREDNPFFRHNGFSVRGFSRAVFSILKNGNLDGGGGSTLTQQLAKIRLDNVFNRSIFTKLEELWEAWQVERQYSKQEIFQMYLNKVNFGHGAYGIEAISNYFFEHSARENSAAESVMSVIQVARPTLYSPFRNPSGAKKVQRRVLDQMVLNGYISAEDADKSFATYWLNHDWSRDGAENVHSARKRDDKAPWFTEYVREELKNLLYGTQDPYKDGYTIHTSLDLNYQAAADKFVLSRLTKVRDGFKNQSNAKKELVYNQFSPIISLMGLVSNIKDIKVEDKAKQQKEHDYFNKSLSPQIRLLSLISGINSLNSVSQYSLNESKDTLDNQIETALITVDNTNGQILALIGGSKFEYTNQLNRVLNPDVQISPGSAFKPLYMSAGISSNKLTAGTHFTDKPKTFVLDGAEPYTPNNYGGHWYGHVLLRYALNKSLNIPAIESLEKIGFDDAISRSAALLGITDPSVIRRKFDRKFPMALGTTTVSPGQMVRAFATFANQGKANDPYGIKFIENQNGAIITHVEDDMLQKSYRPENQIMSAQDAYIMTSILETTKAPGGTLNYGWRTEEKYGIGFNGMAIAGKTGTSQNWKDSWAVGYSPYYTTSLWYGFDKGSNTLGQNNNGAVLAGFVWAKYMAEIHKDLPVKQFFRPNGIIERTICAVSGDLASQNCPDTIREVYKTGTEPTTFCEYHTFVQEARNETIFKIMDLIEVEISPDQNILNSIKMETDFFENSEPESNSDEDLSIDELWD; encoded by the coding sequence ATGATTTTTACCCATAAACACCGTATCGGATTTAGAATATTTTTTACATTATTCACTTTATTATTAATTGTTTTATCAGTAGGACTAGCTTTTGCTGTTTCTATTAATATAAATAACAAAAATATAGAGAATTTTATTTTGGAAAAGCCATCTTTACCATCTGTTGTATTAGATAGAAATGGTGAAGTTATATCTGAATTAGTTGGAGTTGAACAGAGAACCCTGTTAGAGTTTAATGATCTTCCTAAATATCAGGTATTTGCACTTCTTACAAGGGAAGATAACCCATTTTTTAGACACAATGGATTTAGTGTTCGTGGTTTCTCCCGGGCTGTTTTTTCTATTTTAAAGAATGGAAACCTAGATGGTGGTGGTGGTAGTACTTTAACCCAGCAATTGGCAAAAATTAGACTAGATAATGTTTTTAATCGAAGTATTTTTACAAAACTAGAAGAGTTGTGGGAAGCTTGGCAGGTTGAGAGACAGTACTCAAAACAAGAAATTTTTCAAATGTATTTAAATAAAGTTAACTTTGGTCATGGAGCCTATGGTATTGAGGCGATAAGTAACTACTTTTTCGAACATTCAGCTAGGGAAAATAGTGCTGCAGAGTCTGTTATGAGTGTTATACAAGTAGCTAGACCTACACTCTACTCCCCTTTTAGAAATCCAAGTGGTGCTAAAAAAGTTCAACGTAGAGTTTTAGATCAGATGGTGTTAAACGGATACATTTCAGCAGAAGATGCGGATAAAAGTTTTGCAACATATTGGCTTAATCATGACTGGTCTAGGGATGGAGCTGAGAATGTACATAGTGCAAGAAAAAGAGACGATAAAGCACCTTGGTTTACAGAGTATGTTAGGGAAGAGTTAAAAAACCTACTATATGGAACACAGGATCCATATAAAGATGGTTATACAATACATACATCCCTGGATTTAAACTATCAAGCCGCAGCAGATAAATTTGTTTTAAGCAGATTAACAAAGGTTAGAGATGGTTTTAAAAATCAATCAAATGCAAAAAAAGAGTTAGTATATAACCAGTTCTCCCCAATAATAAGCTTAATGGGACTAGTTTCCAATATAAAAGATATTAAGGTAGAGGATAAGGCTAAACAGCAGAAGGAACACGACTACTTTAATAAGAGTCTATCCCCTCAAATTAGATTATTATCCCTTATATCCGGTATAAACTCCTTAAACAGTGTTAGCCAGTACTCTTTAAATGAGTCAAAGGATACACTGGATAACCAGATTGAGACTGCATTAATAACTGTAGATAATACAAATGGTCAGATTTTAGCACTAATTGGTGGTAGTAAATTTGAATATACAAATCAACTAAATAGAGTTTTAAATCCAGATGTACAAATATCCCCTGGATCAGCTTTTAAACCCCTATATATGTCTGCTGGTATAAGTAGTAATAAGTTAACAGCAGGTACCCATTTTACTGATAAACCTAAAACATTTGTTTTAGATGGTGCAGAGCCTTATACTCCAAACAACTATGGAGGACATTGGTATGGACACGTTTTATTAAGATATGCTTTAAATAAATCTCTAAATATTCCTGCTATTGAGTCCTTGGAAAAAATTGGTTTTGATGACGCAATATCTAGATCTGCTGCTCTACTTGGAATAACTGATCCTAGTGTCATTAGAAGAAAATTTGATAGAAAATTCCCAATGGCACTTGGTACAACTACAGTATCTCCAGGTCAAATGGTAAGAGCTTTTGCAACATTTGCAAATCAAGGGAAAGCAAATGACCCATACGGTATTAAATTTATTGAGAATCAAAATGGTGCAATAATTACCCACGTTGAGGATGACATGCTACAAAAGTCATATAGGCCTGAAAATCAGATTATGTCTGCCCAGGATGCATATATTATGACAAGTATATTAGAGACAACTAAGGCTCCTGGGGGAACACTAAACTATGGGTGGAGAACAGAAGAGAAGTACGGTATAGGTTTTAATGGAATGGCTATTGCTGGTAAAACAGGAACCAGTCAAAACTGGAAGGATAGCTGGGCTGTAGGTTACTCTCCTTATTATACAACAAGTTTATGGTATGGTTTTGACAAAGGATCAAATACACTAGGTCAAAATAATAATGGAGCAGTATTAGCCGGTTTTGTATGGGCAAAATATATGGCTGAAATTCATAAGGATCTACCTGTAAAACAGTTCTTTAGACCTAATGGTATAATTGAGCGAACTATTTGTGCTGTTTCTGGAGACCTGGCATCTCAAAACTGTCCAGATACCATTAGAGAAGTATATAAGACAGGAACTGAACCAACAACCTTCTGCGAATACCACACATTTGTTCAAGAAGCAAGAAATGAGACCATATTTAAAATTATGGATCTGATTGAGGTTGAAATATCTCCGGATCAGAATATACTTAATAGTATTAAGATGGAAACAGACTTCTTTGAAAATAGTGAACCAGAGAGTAATAGTGATGAGGATTTATCTATAGACGAATTATGGGACTAA
- a CDS encoding BMP family lipoprotein — protein sequence MKKIAKILALVTVSSLLFVSCSKKAEDTTKDAPKMEQVKLKVGMVTDAGTIDDKSFNQGTWEGILRAGDELGVTVKYLKPVGTTEADYLKEIGNLYDAGYKFIVTPGFKFETTIFKAQDKYKDAKFILLDGIPHPGDYSVKVGENTVSINFAEHESGFVAAIAASLQLKEGSVGFIGGMEIPAVQRFNWGFQQGIMYANENLGTSIELDAENIIYQGTFSDVAAGQQLAAQMYDKGVDAVFCAAGGVGVGAINEAKNRAKSGEKVWIIGVDVDQYSEGIYEGDKSIVLTSAMKRIDNASFDMVAAELKGNFPGGQVLTFDAANTGVGIPAKNPNLSADVQAKVASIYADLQSGKITVAAEQGDLVK from the coding sequence ATGAAAAAAATTGCTAAAATTCTAGCACTAGTTACAGTTTCATCATTATTGTTTGTTTCTTGCTCAAAAAAAGCTGAGGATACTACAAAAGATGCACCTAAAATGGAACAGGTTAAATTAAAGGTTGGTATGGTTACAGATGCTGGAACTATCGATGACAAATCATTTAACCAAGGTACATGGGAAGGTATTCTAAGAGCTGGAGATGAATTAGGTGTTACAGTTAAATACTTAAAGCCTGTTGGAACAACAGAGGCTGACTATTTAAAAGAGATTGGTAACCTATATGACGCTGGTTATAAATTTATTGTAACTCCAGGTTTCAAATTTGAAACTACTATATTTAAAGCTCAAGATAAATATAAAGACGCCAAGTTTATTTTATTAGATGGTATTCCACACCCAGGTGACTACTCTGTAAAAGTTGGTGAGAACACAGTTTCTATTAACTTTGCTGAGCACGAGTCTGGTTTTGTTGCTGCTATTGCTGCTTCTCTTCAATTAAAAGAGGGTTCAGTTGGTTTTATTGGTGGTATGGAAATTCCTGCAGTTCAACGATTTAACTGGGGATTCCAACAAGGTATAATGTATGCAAACGAAAACTTAGGTACAAGTATTGAACTTGATGCTGAGAACATTATTTATCAAGGTACATTCTCTGATGTAGCTGCTGGACAACAATTAGCTGCTCAAATGTATGATAAAGGTGTAGATGCTGTATTCTGTGCTGCTGGTGGTGTTGGTGTTGGAGCTATTAATGAAGCTAAAAATCGTGCAAAATCAGGTGAGAAAGTTTGGATTATTGGTGTTGACGTTGATCAATATTCTGAGGGAATCTATGAAGGTGATAAATCTATCGTTTTAACTTCTGCAATGAAGAGAATTGATAATGCATCATTTGATATGGTTGCAGCAGAGTTAAAAGGAAACTTCCCTGGTGGTCAAGTATTGACTTTTGATGCTGCAAATACAGGTGTTGGTATTCCAGCTAAAAACCCTAACTTAAGTGCAGATGTACAAGCTAAAGTTGCTTCTATTTATGCTGATCTTCAATCTGGTAAGATTACAGTTGCTGCAGAACAAGGTGATTTAGTTAAATAA
- a CDS encoding ABC transporter ATP-binding protein, whose amino-acid sequence MDYVIEMEKIRKEFPGIIANDDISINLKKGEILALLGENGAGKSTLMSILFGLYKPDGGHIKVNGEEVTIQNPNQAGELGIGMVHQHFKLVHNFTITENIILGNEPKGLKIDLSEARNKIISLSEKYNLNVDPDEKIENVSVGMQQRVEILKMLYRDAHILIFDEPTAVLTPQEIIELMKIMKNLIDEGKSIILITHKLKEIKQVADRCTVIRRGKVIDTVDVKNATLAEMAEKMVGRKVSFSVEKGEFNPGREILKVQNLNVINSRKILGVKDFSINVRAGEIVGLAGVDGNGQTELIEAITGIRKSESGIIDLNGNNLIDKTIKERIDAGISHIPEDRHKHGLVLDYSLEENMVLEKVDSSRFSTNGFLNKDEIRKHALKVIEDFDVRSGRGPLTVTRSMSGGNQQKAIVGREIFQDPDLLLAVQPTRGLDVGSIEYIHKRLIEQRDSGKAVLLVSLELDEILDLSDRIVVINNGELIGEVDAKDTNENQIGLMMAGVKEGEQS is encoded by the coding sequence ATGGACTACGTTATAGAAATGGAGAAAATTCGTAAGGAATTTCCTGGAATTATAGCTAATGATGATATTTCTATTAATCTTAAAAAAGGGGAGATTTTAGCTCTTCTCGGTGAGAACGGGGCTGGAAAATCAACACTTATGAGCATTTTGTTTGGTTTATATAAACCTGATGGTGGTCATATAAAAGTTAATGGAGAAGAAGTAACTATTCAGAATCCAAACCAAGCTGGTGAACTGGGTATAGGTATGGTGCATCAGCACTTTAAACTTGTACATAACTTTACAATTACAGAAAATATAATTTTAGGTAATGAGCCTAAGGGTTTAAAGATTGATTTAAGTGAGGCTAGGAATAAAATTATATCCCTATCTGAAAAGTATAATCTGAATGTTGACCCAGATGAAAAAATAGAAAACGTTTCAGTAGGTATGCAGCAGAGAGTAGAGATTCTAAAAATGCTCTATAGAGATGCTCATATATTAATTTTTGATGAACCTACAGCAGTATTAACTCCACAAGAGATTATTGAGTTAATGAAAATTATGAAGAATTTAATTGATGAAGGTAAATCAATTATTCTAATAACACATAAATTAAAAGAGATTAAGCAAGTTGCTGATAGATGTACTGTTATTCGTCGTGGAAAAGTTATTGATACTGTTGATGTAAAAAATGCAACATTAGCTGAGATGGCAGAAAAGATGGTTGGTCGAAAAGTCTCTTTCTCTGTAGAGAAGGGTGAGTTTAATCCTGGTCGAGAAATTTTAAAGGTTCAAAACCTTAATGTTATAAATAGTAGAAAAATCCTGGGTGTTAAAGATTTCTCAATAAATGTAAGAGCTGGGGAAATTGTTGGACTTGCAGGTGTTGATGGTAATGGTCAGACAGAACTAATTGAAGCAATTACTGGTATTAGAAAATCCGAGAGTGGTATTATTGATTTAAATGGTAATAATCTTATAGATAAAACAATAAAAGAGAGAATAGATGCGGGGATTTCCCATATTCCTGAGGATCGGCATAAACACGGACTTGTTCTTGATTACTCCTTAGAAGAGAATATGGTATTAGAAAAGGTCGACAGTAGTAGATTTTCTACAAATGGTTTCTTGAATAAGGATGAAATAAGAAAACACGCATTAAAAGTTATAGAAGATTTTGATGTAAGATCAGGGAGAGGTCCTTTAACAGTTACAAGGTCCATGTCTGGTGGAAACCAGCAAAAGGCGATTGTAGGTAGAGAGATTTTTCAAGATCCAGACCTACTTTTAGCAGTCCAACCAACTAGGGGTTTAGATGTTGGGTCTATAGAGTATATTCATAAGCGACTAATAGAGCAGAGAGATAGTGGGAAAGCTGTATTATTAGTATCCTTGGAGTTAGATGAAATTTTAGACCTTTCAGATAGAATTGTTGTTATTAACAATGGAGAACTTATTGGGGAAGTTGATGCAAAGGATACAAATGAAAACCAAATAGGTTTAATGATGGCCGGTGTTAAAGAAGGAGAGCAATCTTGA
- a CDS encoding ABC transporter permease, translating into MNSEKLRPLWVALVAVLLGLIAGAILMLFTGNNPIEGYLYLFRGGLMNLERVGNTLATATALILTGLSVAFAFKTGLFNIGASGQMLIGGLLATACGLTLDLPKPVLIPIVIFAGIIGGGLWALIPGILKAKFNVHEVVATIMMNWIAYWTVNYSVPAFFKGQYLETESRNIGANASLRVDWLTNLFDGSYINMGLFIAIFCIIVISIILNKTVLGFELKAVGYNKDSANYAGMNVNRNIVLSMVIAGALAGLAGVTYYLGYSSNIQIGVLPSQGFDGIAVALLGANNPYGALATAIFFGILHSGKGFMNAMTSIPPEIGDTIIAIIIYFAATSMLIHMFLDKITAFIKRGKK; encoded by the coding sequence TTGAATTCAGAAAAATTACGACCACTTTGGGTCGCATTAGTTGCAGTATTGTTAGGTTTAATTGCCGGTGCAATACTTATGCTTTTTACTGGAAATAATCCTATAGAGGGGTATTTATATCTTTTTAGAGGTGGATTAATGAACCTCGAAAGGGTTGGAAATACATTAGCAACTGCTACAGCCCTAATACTAACAGGGTTATCTGTCGCTTTTGCATTTAAAACAGGACTCTTTAATATTGGTGCTTCTGGGCAGATGTTAATTGGTGGTTTATTGGCTACAGCATGTGGTTTAACACTAGATTTACCTAAACCTGTACTTATCCCAATAGTAATATTTGCCGGTATTATAGGTGGTGGTCTTTGGGCTCTGATTCCTGGGATTTTAAAAGCAAAATTTAACGTTCATGAAGTTGTTGCTACAATAATGATGAACTGGATTGCATATTGGACTGTAAACTACTCAGTTCCCGCTTTTTTTAAAGGGCAGTATTTAGAGACAGAGTCTAGAAATATTGGAGCAAATGCATCCTTAAGAGTCGATTGGTTAACTAATCTATTTGATGGTTCCTATATTAATATGGGACTTTTTATTGCAATTTTCTGTATTATAGTTATTTCTATTATACTTAATAAAACCGTATTAGGATTTGAGTTGAAAGCTGTAGGTTATAATAAGGACTCAGCTAATTATGCAGGAATGAATGTAAATAGAAACATTGTTTTATCCATGGTTATAGCTGGAGCATTAGCAGGGTTAGCTGGAGTTACATACTACCTTGGATACTCATCAAATATTCAGATCGGCGTATTACCAAGCCAAGGTTTTGATGGAATAGCTGTTGCACTACTTGGTGCAAATAATCCTTACGGAGCATTAGCTACCGCTATATTCTTTGGAATACTACACTCAGGTAAGGGTTTTATGAATGCAATGACAAGTATTCCTCCTGAAATTGGAGATACTATAATTGCAATAATAATCTACTTTGCAGCAACAAGTATGTTAATTCATATGTTCTTAGATAAAATTACAGCCTTTATTAAAAGGGGGAAAAAATAG
- a CDS encoding BMP family lipoprotein: protein MKKYLLFLSILCINFSIFSSGNNEPVLKVEDKIVVGLILDSPGLGDSSSNDSCYLGLEQAAEEGLITLRVKTSKSLEDSVLILTKYVEDRVDIVYAIGDKNKKLLIDGAKLYKNTTFVGIDILFDESEIRENLYGTTFKEQDGGYLAGLVAGSLTYKYFNRHPFLNEVNRVGIILGKNNPEINSYKLGFYSGVKKVNPPCEIIEINLNDLDNEEKGASAVSELKGKGVDIVFTVAGNSDIGVFKSAIESDILVIAVNKDQGGLNNTLTSIEKKISVTSYLMTKKITAGEYSTGSNVVFGLKEGGISLAPYYNFDKYIPKDLNVLIKNKTEKLIKGSEIIPLTIEEIEFDPEDIPEIE, encoded by the coding sequence ATGAAAAAATATTTACTCTTTTTATCAATATTATGTATAAATTTCTCTATTTTCTCTTCAGGTAATAATGAACCGGTACTTAAAGTTGAAGACAAGATAGTTGTTGGGTTAATACTCGACTCACCAGGACTTGGAGATAGTTCAAGTAATGATAGTTGTTATTTAGGTTTAGAGCAGGCAGCTGAAGAGGGATTAATTACACTAAGAGTAAAAACATCTAAAAGTCTTGAGGATTCTGTTTTAATTTTAACTAAATATGTTGAGGATAGAGTTGATATTGTATACGCAATTGGTGATAAAAATAAAAAACTCTTAATAGATGGTGCTAAATTGTATAAAAATACAACTTTTGTAGGTATTGATATACTATTTGATGAGAGTGAAATAAGAGAAAATCTATATGGAACTACTTTTAAAGAGCAGGATGGAGGCTACTTAGCAGGTCTTGTTGCTGGGAGCTTGACATATAAATACTTTAATAGACACCCTTTTTTAAACGAGGTAAATCGGGTTGGTATTATTCTGGGAAAAAATAATCCAGAGATAAATAGTTATAAACTAGGTTTTTATTCAGGTGTTAAAAAGGTGAATCCACCATGTGAAATTATTGAAATTAACTTAAATGACTTAGATAATGAAGAGAAGGGGGCAAGTGCAGTCTCTGAGTTAAAGGGAAAGGGTGTAGATATTGTTTTTACTGTTGCAGGGAATTCAGATATCGGTGTTTTTAAATCTGCTATAGAGAGTGATATTTTAGTAATTGCAGTAAATAAGGACCAAGGTGGTTTAAATAATACACTAACTTCTATAGAGAAGAAAATATCAGTTACAAGTTATTTAATGACTAAAAAAATTACAGCAGGTGAGTATAGTACTGGTTCTAATGTAGTTTTTGGTTTAAAAGAGGGGGGAATATCCTTAGCGCCCTATTATAACTTTGATAAATATATTCCTAAAGATCTAAATGTTCTAATTAAGAATAAAACAGAAAAACTTATTAAGGGGTCTGAAATTATACCATTAACTATTGAAGAAATAGAATTTGATCCAGAAGATATTCCAGAAATAGAGTAA
- a CDS encoding NCS2 family permease has protein sequence MEKFFKLKEHNTTVKTEVLAGITTFMTMAYILAVNPGILSATGMDANAVFLATAISAGVATLVMALVANLPFALAPGMGLNALFAFTVVLGMGYSWEMALAAVFIEGIIFIILTFLNVREAIINCIPVGVKKAVSVGIGLFIAFIGLYNSNTGIVQLGDANSVPLILGKLSWNSPALLIVIGLLIISILLVLKVHGALLIGILASTVIGIPMGITPLPTNWGLNFNLSEIAFKFDFSQVLSIDMLVVLFTFLFVDMFDTVGTLIGVSTKAGMLTKDGKVPNAKQALLADAIGTTFGACMGTSTVTTYVESASGVTEGGRTGLTALTTSLLFFLAIFLSPIFLMIPSAATAPALIIVGVFMMSPVVEIKWNDYLEAIPAFLTIIMMPLTYSIAEGIAFGMTSYVLLHLFTGKGKKVAVLSYIITAFFIIDFFLKSN, from the coding sequence ATGGAGAAATTCTTCAAACTTAAAGAGCATAATACAACGGTAAAAACCGAAGTACTTGCTGGAATTACAACTTTTATGACTATGGCATATATTTTAGCCGTGAATCCAGGCATTTTATCTGCAACTGGAATGGATGCAAACGCAGTATTTTTAGCTACAGCTATTTCTGCAGGGGTTGCAACACTTGTTATGGCGTTAGTTGCCAACTTACCTTTTGCATTAGCACCAGGGATGGGATTAAATGCACTGTTTGCCTTTACTGTAGTACTTGGAATGGGCTACTCCTGGGAAATGGCATTAGCTGCAGTATTTATTGAAGGTATAATCTTCATTATATTAACATTCTTAAATGTACGGGAAGCAATTATCAACTGTATACCAGTTGGTGTAAAAAAAGCTGTATCTGTGGGAATTGGTCTATTTATAGCTTTTATCGGTTTATATAATAGTAATACAGGTATTGTACAGTTAGGAGATGCTAACTCTGTACCATTAATACTTGGTAAATTATCATGGAATTCTCCAGCTTTACTAATTGTTATTGGTTTACTAATTATCTCTATCTTATTAGTACTTAAAGTTCATGGTGCTCTTTTAATTGGTATCCTAGCTTCCACTGTAATTGGTATTCCAATGGGAATAACTCCACTACCAACTAATTGGGGTTTAAATTTCAACTTATCTGAGATCGCATTTAAATTTGATTTCTCCCAAGTATTATCTATTGATATGTTAGTTGTACTGTTTACATTTCTTTTTGTTGATATGTTTGATACGGTTGGGACTTTAATTGGTGTATCAACTAAGGCTGGAATGTTAACTAAGGATGGTAAAGTACCAAACGCTAAGCAAGCCCTACTTGCCGATGCTATTGGAACAACTTTTGGTGCTTGTATGGGTACTAGTACAGTTACAACATATGTAGAGTCAGCCTCTGGTGTAACTGAGGGTGGAAGAACAGGTTTAACAGCTCTTACAACTTCCCTACTTTTCTTCTTAGCAATATTTTTATCACCAATATTCTTAATGATTCCAAGTGCGGCTACAGCACCTGCTCTTATTATTGTTGGAGTCTTTATGATGTCTCCAGTAGTTGAGATTAAATGGAATGATTATTTAGAAGCGATACCAGCCTTCTTAACAATAATTATGATGCCTTTAACTTACTCAATAGCTGAAGGTATAGCTTTTGGTATGACATCCTATGTTTTATTACACTTATTTACAGGTAAGGGTAAAAAAGTAGCTGTATTATCATACATTATAACAGCCTTCTTTATTATTGATTTTTTCTTAAAGTCTAATTAA